A window of the Streptomyces finlayi genome harbors these coding sequences:
- a CDS encoding NUDIX hydrolase: MTEQTAAERSGISAAIVVHENRVLMVRRRVSEGQLSWQFPAGEIEDGETSEEAAVRETQEEVGLAVTAVKALGERVHPKSGRNMSYTACAVTSGTAYVADKDELAELKWAALADIPELVPYGLFEPVQAHLDSVLS; this comes from the coding sequence ATGACCGAGCAGACGGCTGCGGAGCGGTCGGGCATCTCTGCCGCGATCGTGGTCCACGAGAACCGTGTCCTGATGGTGCGGCGCAGGGTCTCCGAGGGCCAGTTGTCCTGGCAGTTCCCCGCCGGCGAGATCGAAGACGGGGAAACTTCCGAGGAGGCGGCCGTACGCGAGACGCAGGAAGAGGTCGGCCTGGCCGTGACCGCGGTCAAGGCTCTTGGCGAACGGGTTCACCCCAAGAGTGGAAGGAACATGTCCTATACCGCCTGCGCGGTCACCTCCGGCACCGCTTACGTGGCCGACAAGGACGAGCTGGCCGAGCTGAAATGGGCTGCGCTTGCCGACATCCCGGAACTCGTTCCGTACGGCCTCTTCGAGCCGGTACAAGCCCATCTCGACAGCGTGCTGAGCTAG
- a CDS encoding NUDIX hydrolase has product MEVVDVWTGQLACTLQSALRMTNESFANRLGISPRTVATWHSDSDVIPRPEMQQLLDSVHEDAPAAVRKRFASMTAAMGQADTAATVPKAQALRVAIAVVVRGDDVLLVCRRGDDASGISWQFPAGVIKPGVRPETTTIRETLDETGVHCAIRQSLGERLHPVTGVHCLYFLCEYLAGDATNSDAVENVDVTWVAKSTMTRFIPADNIYPPILEVLEEDI; this is encoded by the coding sequence ATGGAAGTAGTGGACGTCTGGACCGGCCAGCTCGCCTGCACACTCCAATCCGCCCTCCGTATGACCAACGAGTCCTTCGCCAACCGCTTGGGTATCTCGCCACGGACCGTCGCCACCTGGCACTCCGACTCCGACGTCATCCCCCGCCCAGAGATGCAACAACTGCTCGACTCCGTGCACGAGGACGCACCAGCCGCTGTCCGTAAACGATTCGCATCGATGACGGCGGCAATGGGCCAAGCGGACACCGCAGCCACCGTCCCCAAGGCCCAGGCCCTGCGCGTCGCCATCGCTGTCGTCGTCCGTGGCGACGACGTTCTGCTGGTCTGCCGCCGTGGCGATGACGCGTCCGGGATCTCTTGGCAGTTCCCCGCGGGCGTCATCAAGCCTGGCGTCCGGCCTGAGACCACGACCATCCGCGAGACGCTGGACGAGACCGGTGTGCACTGCGCCATCCGCCAGAGCCTCGGCGAGCGGCTCCACCCGGTGACCGGCGTGCACTGCCTGTACTTCCTGTGCGAATACCTCGCTGGGGACGCGACGAACAGCGATGCCGTGGAGAACGTGGACGTGACGTGGGTAGCCAAAAGCACGATGACCCGCTTCATACCCGCCGACAACATTTACCCGCCAATCCTGGAAGTACTGGAGGAAGACATATGA
- a CDS encoding nucleoside-diphosphate kinase, whose translation MPQDQDQTVERTLVLLKPDALVRGFGGKVITRFEEAALKIVGVKMKQMDAEFTRRHYFDLEERLGKEVYDFTSAFMQQGPVIALVLEGFDAIATVRKLVGSTYPNEAPAGTIRGDFSHYGKAASVASGKAVANLVHASGNKEEAKQEVELWFDKDELHDYRTLAEIFAC comes from the coding sequence ATGCCCCAGGATCAGGACCAGACAGTGGAGCGCACGCTTGTGCTGCTCAAGCCCGACGCCCTCGTTCGTGGCTTCGGCGGGAAGGTCATCACCCGCTTCGAGGAAGCAGCGCTGAAGATCGTGGGGGTGAAGATGAAGCAGATGGACGCCGAGTTCACCCGGCGCCACTACTTCGACCTCGAAGAGCGCCTGGGCAAGGAGGTCTACGACTTCACCTCCGCGTTCATGCAGCAGGGGCCGGTCATCGCCCTGGTGCTCGAAGGCTTCGACGCGATCGCCACGGTGCGCAAGCTCGTCGGCAGCACCTACCCGAACGAGGCTCCGGCCGGGACGATCCGGGGCGACTTCTCGCACTACGGCAAGGCGGCCAGCGTGGCCTCCGGCAAGGCCGTGGCGAACCTCGTGCACGCCAGCGGCAACAAGGAGGAGGCCAAGCAGGAGGTGGAGCTGTGGTTCGACAAGGACGAGCTACACGACTACCGCACGCTCGCCGAGATCTTCGCTTGCTGA
- a CDS encoding CYTH domain-containing protein, whose product MPIEIEMRARYDKETHDRLTARLDGQATDLGRDDKHIYFYVLPDKLLKVTDNTAAGTAKITLKHSKIGQGAAFPETEFPIAREDVPAAVALFNALGFEPHMHQADNQRHNYRFRGVEIAVKWSEAWGHHAEFEVLLDDDASDTAREEAAARITTAAQDLGVTLMTEQELADFTAAFESAEQARKDQLSFEEIEPQT is encoded by the coding sequence TTGCCCATTGAGATCGAGATGCGTGCCCGGTACGACAAAGAGACCCACGACCGGCTCACCGCCCGCCTGGACGGCCAAGCCACTGACCTGGGCCGCGACGACAAGCACATCTACTTCTATGTCCTGCCCGACAAGCTACTCAAGGTCACGGACAACACCGCCGCCGGCACGGCCAAGATCACCCTCAAGCACAGCAAGATCGGCCAGGGCGCGGCCTTCCCGGAGACAGAGTTCCCCATCGCCCGCGAGGACGTCCCCGCGGCTGTGGCCCTCTTCAACGCCCTCGGCTTCGAGCCACACATGCACCAGGCGGACAACCAGCGGCACAACTACCGCTTCCGAGGCGTAGAGATCGCCGTGAAGTGGAGCGAGGCGTGGGGCCACCACGCCGAGTTCGAAGTGCTGCTGGACGACGACGCCAGCGACACGGCCCGCGAGGAGGCCGCAGCCCGCATCACCACCGCAGCCCAGGACCTGGGCGTGACACTGATGACCGAGCAGGAGCTGGCCGACTTCACCGCAGCATTCGAGTCTGCCGAGCAGGCCCGCAAGGATCAACTGTCGTTCGAGGAGATCGAACCGCAGACCTGA
- a CDS encoding class I SAM-dependent methyltransferase, giving the protein MTVHPAAPSLDLLREQIAALLQEPATGHGLARTLRATAKEIEISRYHQASSRAWPNGRIDTTPDKVQIGGGAHRIDGFFNIDAVPPADLLWDIREGIPLHDASVQLMFSEHFLEHIDYPRSVKHYACEAHRVLADGGQLVTGAPDAAFLLRHYPANPELATEMVERWYSKRDCLGDINTFLDLINYTFRDQDDTLNYTPHLWAYDEEKLIQLFTEAGFRSVEPWDFDAAMANPKRQWGSVYVVAKK; this is encoded by the coding sequence ATGACCGTGCACCCCGCCGCACCCTCGCTCGACCTCCTCCGCGAGCAGATCGCTGCCCTCCTGCAGGAACCTGCGACGGGCCACGGGCTCGCCCGCACCCTGCGGGCCACAGCCAAGGAGATCGAGATCAGCCGCTACCACCAGGCCAGCAGCAGGGCCTGGCCGAACGGCCGCATCGACACGACGCCAGATAAGGTGCAGATCGGCGGCGGCGCCCACCGGATCGACGGCTTCTTCAACATCGACGCCGTCCCGCCCGCCGACCTCCTGTGGGACATCCGTGAAGGCATCCCCCTGCACGATGCCAGCGTGCAGCTCATGTTCTCCGAGCACTTCCTGGAGCACATCGACTACCCCCGCTCCGTCAAGCACTACGCCTGCGAAGCGCACCGCGTGCTAGCCGACGGCGGACAGCTGGTCACGGGCGCACCCGACGCCGCGTTCCTCCTGAGGCATTACCCCGCCAACCCCGAGCTGGCCACCGAGATGGTGGAACGGTGGTACTCGAAGCGGGACTGCCTCGGCGACATCAACACCTTCCTCGATCTGATCAACTACACCTTCCGCGACCAGGACGACACCCTCAACTACACGCCTCACCTGTGGGCTTACGACGAAGAGAAGCTGATACAGCTATTCACCGAGGCCGGATTCCGGAGTGTAGAACCGTGGGACTTCGACGCCGCGATGGCTAATCCGAAGCGGCAGTGGGGCAGCGTGTACGTGGTCGCCAAGAAATAG
- a CDS encoding AAA family ATPase has protein sequence MSAPTAVLLIGITGSGKTSLAQALAVRGLVRLSVDEEVHRLHGRYGVDYPENTYFEREAPAVETVRTQLAEHLRAGHPVVLDHGLWLRSDRDEWKKTVRAAGGRPLLVYLPASKEELLRRLAARNERQDANALIVSPQALNDFFARFEPPDDDEDAVTYNGDTEIIRAMAR, from the coding sequence GTGAGCGCGCCGACCGCCGTCCTGCTCATCGGGATCACCGGCTCCGGCAAGACGAGCCTCGCCCAGGCCCTGGCCGTCCGCGGCCTGGTTCGACTCAGCGTGGACGAGGAGGTCCACCGCCTCCACGGCCGCTACGGCGTCGACTACCCCGAAAACACCTACTTCGAGCGCGAGGCCCCCGCCGTGGAAACCGTACGCACGCAGCTCGCGGAGCACCTGCGCGCCGGCCACCCCGTCGTCCTCGACCACGGCTTGTGGCTGCGTTCCGATCGTGACGAGTGGAAGAAGACGGTCCGGGCCGCCGGCGGACGTCCGCTCCTGGTCTACCTTCCTGCGTCCAAAGAGGAACTTCTGCGCCGGCTCGCCGCACGCAATGAACGCCAGGACGCCAATGCTTTGATCGTGTCGCCCCAGGCTCTCAATGACTTCTTCGCTCGGTTCGAACCGCCCGATGACGACGAAGATGCGGTGACATACAACGGTGATACAGAGATCATCCGCGCCATGGCCCGGTGA
- a CDS encoding nucleoside 2-deoxyribosyltransferase domain-containing protein yields the protein MRYVEAPEEFTGAGSCLFLAGGISDCPDWQKTVTAALDDLDVTLLNPRRSNFPLHDPDAEAAQVGWEYRHLRRAHLVVFWFPESPTSHQPIALYELGVLVGEGGALVVGTDPGYVRRTNVVTQLALARPALQVHTTLADTIEASRAAIGASR from the coding sequence ATGCGTTACGTCGAAGCCCCCGAGGAGTTCACCGGTGCCGGCTCCTGCCTGTTTCTCGCCGGGGGCATCTCTGACTGCCCCGACTGGCAGAAGACCGTGACAGCCGCGCTCGATGACCTCGATGTCACGCTGCTCAACCCGCGGCGCAGTAACTTCCCGCTGCACGACCCGGACGCGGAAGCGGCCCAAGTCGGTTGGGAGTACCGGCATTTGCGCCGAGCCCATCTTGTCGTGTTCTGGTTTCCGGAGTCGCCCACCAGCCACCAGCCGATCGCTCTGTACGAACTGGGGGTGCTCGTCGGTGAGGGCGGCGCTCTCGTCGTCGGGACGGATCCTGGCTATGTACGCCGCACGAATGTGGTGACGCAGCTCGCACTCGCTCGCCCGGCGCTTCAAGTCCACACCACGCTGGCGGACACGATCGAAGCGAGCCGCGCAGCCATAGGGGCCTCACGATGA
- a CDS encoding IS3 family transposase (programmed frameshift): MAMKDYSDEFKADAVALYESTPGAIYKSIAADLGINRATLREWVLRDRERRGVTAAGAKPAAGRLAAVSPADPDERVRRLEARVAELEASERKLATERDILRKAAKYFAGGDELVISRFQFVDDHRATYEVKRLCQVLDVNRSSYYKWLAGAEARASRKHQDRVLAEQIRRVHGESGGAYGSPRVTAELREKGHRVNEKRVARIMRTFSITGIRLRRRVRTTVPDPASGQVADLFGRDFTATEPGRKLMGDITYLPLQGGKFLYLATVLDCFSRKIVGWSIADHMRTDLVADALRMAARTRGSLDGAVFHSDHGAQYGSRAYASLCDQLKVTRSMGAVGTSADNAACESFHASLKRETLQGAHDYGDATACRRTVFAWLTRYNTRRRHSTNGHLSPDAYERRHHSAKLTLAA, encoded by the exons ATGGCGATGAAGGACTATTCGGACGAGTTCAAGGCCGATGCGGTGGCCCTGTACGAGTCCACACCTGGGGCGATCTACAAGAGCATCGCCGCTGACCTGGGCATCAACCGGGCGACGCTGCGCGAGTGGGTGCTGCGGGACCGCGAACGCCGTGGCGTCACCGCCGCGGGGGCGAAGCCGGCCGCCGGCCGCCTTGCGGCGGTGTCGCCCGCTGATCCGGACGAGCGGGTCCGGCGGCTGGAGGCCCGGGTGGCGGAACTCGAGGCCAGCGAGCGCAAGCTCGCCACCGAGCGGGACATCCTCCGCAAGGCGGCCAAGTATTTCGCCGGAG GAGACGAACTGGTGATCAGCCGCTTCCAGTTCGTTGACGACCACCGGGCCACCTACGAGGTGAAGCGGCTGTGCCAGGTCCTGGACGTGAACCGCTCCAGCTACTACAAGTGGCTCGCCGGCGCCGAGGCCCGGGCCAGCCGGAAGCATCAGGACCGAGTCCTGGCCGAACAGATCCGCCGGGTCCACGGTGAGTCGGGCGGCGCCTATGGCTCCCCGCGGGTGACGGCTGAGCTCCGCGAGAAGGGGCACCGGGTCAACGAGAAGCGGGTCGCCCGGATCATGCGGACGTTCTCCATCACGGGTATCCGCCTGCGCAGACGCGTCCGCACGACCGTCCCCGACCCGGCATCCGGGCAGGTCGCGGACCTGTTCGGCCGGGACTTCACCGCCACCGAGCCCGGGCGCAAGCTCATGGGAGACATCACGTATCTCCCGCTCCAGGGAGGGAAGTTCCTCTATCTCGCGACGGTGCTGGACTGCTTCAGCCGCAAGATCGTCGGCTGGTCCATCGCCGATCACATGCGCACGGACCTGGTCGCCGACGCCTTGCGGATGGCCGCCCGCACCCGCGGCTCCCTGGACGGGGCGGTGTTCCACTCCGACCACGGGGCCCAATACGGATCCAGGGCCTACGCCAGCCTCTGCGACCAGCTCAAGGTCACCCGGTCGATGGGCGCGGTCGGCACCAGCGCCGACAACGCCGCCTGCGAAAGCTTCCACGCCTCCCTGAAACGCGAGACCCTCCAAGGCGCCCACGACTACGGCGACGCCACCGCCTGCCGCCGCACCGTCTTCGCCTGGCTGACCCGCTACAACACCCGCCGCCGACACTCCACCAACGGCCACCTCAGCCCCGACGCCTACGAACGACGACACCACAGCGCTAAACTCACGCTCGCCGCGTGA
- a CDS encoding cold-shock protein: protein MATGTVKWFNSEKGFGFIEQDGGGSDVFVHYSAIAASGYRELAEGQKVQFEVTQGPKGPQAENVSPL from the coding sequence ATGGCGACTGGCACTGTGAAGTGGTTCAACTCCGAGAAGGGCTTCGGCTTCATCGAGCAGGATGGTGGGGGCTCGGACGTGTTCGTCCACTACTCGGCCATCGCCGCCAGTGGCTACCGCGAGCTGGCCGAAGGTCAGAAGGTCCAATTCGAGGTCACGCAGGGCCCGAAGGGCCCGCAGGCGGAAAACGTCAGCCCCCTCTGA
- a CDS encoding hemopexin repeat-containing protein codes for MSELETTAEERLARVRATLSGTSTSRRAAHRQKGSRAQNLLGGVMLRAAERQEAGRELTELEGRLLGVLRAAVPQEEVAAFGRAWREATGKNTVDWLPATFTARSADTGYAMADLVADLAAAGPEILAQPNVHVVNVADLTAEGGSLDSEEFLAALAEYGSGATVVTGPELPSGKDVAPLRANLALDLFHCIRSTGDTFFGPDDEIYWVAASGADDHSTKTYSSPEFGSLEDNTWKSFDANATIFSGTVHQTLITDIECWERDGGDIWKDLREGLADVAETCAEACADIQEHGESQEASLAAVVAIVSALLGLLLELFTNDDDLIQDRSLAFTRPALTELALRPDARDYWNFSGSNGHYRLYIRCHLPETALVMKSIEEGWPGLVGTSFTGGIDAAVKKPGHPSDVYLFRGAEYLRYDAHGEKIVIGPKSLATGWPGLAGTAFAQGIDAATQIPGYSVQQPQPSPDLYLFRGNQYVRYVTATEKITVGPKPIATGWPGLADTAFADKIDAAAPVPGGAPHLYLFTGDQYVRYDTTQEKIVAGPKPIAEGWPGLAGSDYAGGIHAACSVPDGSSERPYHYTDIYLFLGQDYTRYSII; via the coding sequence ATGTCTGAGCTTGAGACCACGGCTGAAGAGCGTCTGGCCCGGGTGCGGGCGACCCTGTCGGGGACGTCGACGTCCCGCCGCGCCGCGCACCGGCAGAAGGGGAGCCGCGCGCAGAACCTGTTGGGCGGGGTGATGCTGCGGGCCGCGGAGCGTCAGGAAGCGGGCCGGGAGCTGACCGAGCTGGAAGGGCGATTGCTCGGTGTCCTGCGCGCCGCGGTGCCCCAGGAGGAGGTCGCCGCGTTCGGCCGGGCCTGGCGGGAGGCGACGGGGAAGAACACGGTGGACTGGCTGCCTGCCACGTTCACCGCACGCTCAGCCGATACGGGCTACGCCATGGCGGACCTGGTGGCGGACCTGGCGGCGGCGGGGCCCGAGATCCTGGCGCAGCCGAACGTGCACGTGGTGAACGTCGCGGACCTCACCGCCGAGGGCGGCAGCCTGGACTCCGAGGAGTTTTTGGCGGCGCTCGCCGAGTACGGGTCGGGAGCGACGGTAGTGACCGGGCCGGAGCTGCCCTCGGGCAAGGACGTCGCGCCACTTCGCGCGAATCTGGCACTGGACCTCTTCCACTGCATCCGCAGTACGGGCGACACCTTCTTTGGCCCAGATGACGAGATCTACTGGGTGGCCGCCTCCGGCGCCGACGACCACTCCACCAAAACCTACAGTTCACCCGAGTTCGGGTCGCTCGAAGACAACACATGGAAGTCCTTCGACGCCAACGCCACGATCTTCAGCGGCACGGTGCACCAGACTCTGATCACGGACATCGAGTGCTGGGAACGCGACGGCGGCGACATCTGGAAGGACCTGCGCGAGGGCCTGGCGGACGTGGCCGAGACGTGCGCGGAGGCGTGCGCGGACATTCAGGAACACGGGGAGAGCCAGGAGGCCAGCCTGGCGGCGGTCGTCGCGATCGTCAGCGCGCTGCTGGGCCTTCTGCTGGAGTTGTTCACGAACGACGACGACCTGATCCAGGACCGCAGCCTTGCCTTCACCCGCCCCGCCCTGACAGAACTCGCCCTTCGCCCGGACGCCCGGGACTACTGGAACTTCAGCGGCAGCAACGGCCACTACCGCCTCTACATCCGCTGCCACCTGCCCGAGACGGCCCTGGTGATGAAATCGATCGAGGAGGGCTGGCCAGGACTCGTAGGCACCTCCTTCACCGGGGGCATCGACGCCGCCGTGAAGAAGCCCGGCCACCCCAGCGACGTGTACCTGTTCAGGGGAGCCGAGTACCTCCGCTACGACGCCCACGGGGAGAAGATCGTCATCGGTCCGAAATCCCTCGCGACGGGCTGGCCCGGTCTTGCGGGCACCGCCTTCGCCCAGGGCATCGACGCCGCCACCCAAATCCCCGGCTACAGCGTCCAGCAACCTCAGCCCTCCCCGGACCTGTACCTCTTCCGGGGAAACCAATATGTGCGCTACGTCACCGCCACAGAGAAGATCACCGTCGGTCCGAAACCCATCGCGACGGGCTGGCCGGGTCTTGCGGACACCGCCTTCGCCGACAAGATCGACGCCGCCGCCCCCGTACCGGGTGGCGCTCCCCATCTGTACCTCTTCACCGGCGACCAGTACGTCCGCTACGACACCACCCAGGAAAAGATCGTCGCCGGTCCCAAGCCCATCGCCGAAGGCTGGCCCGGGCTGGCCGGCTCCGACTACGCCGGCGGGATCCATGCGGCCTGCTCCGTACCCGACGGCAGCAGTGAGCGGCCCTACCACTACACCGACATCTACCTGTTCCTGGGCCAGGACTACACCAGGTACTCCATCATCTGA
- a CDS encoding 2'-5' RNA ligase family protein, translating into MRTYTRAHDVLKDFPITPVALPWLHITVEQITDRVGADISTAERDALVAELGKQLAEIEPFDIMIGSLESYATGVIADVHPDEPLNELHTTVRAAIQAVRGPNATDYPTKVPHLTLGYAAEECDSDQVQRKLRNGVRPGHAPMRVDAVHLVDVTADAGAKTITWDHVATIPLGAGS; encoded by the coding sequence TTGCGGACCTACACGCGCGCGCACGACGTGCTGAAGGACTTCCCGATCACACCGGTCGCGCTTCCCTGGCTGCACATCACCGTCGAGCAGATCACTGACCGCGTGGGAGCGGACATTTCAACGGCTGAACGCGATGCTCTGGTCGCGGAGTTGGGTAAGCAGCTCGCGGAAATCGAGCCGTTCGACATCATGATCGGATCGCTGGAGTCGTATGCGACCGGAGTGATCGCCGACGTCCACCCCGACGAGCCCCTCAACGAACTCCACACCACCGTCCGCGCCGCGATCCAGGCCGTCCGCGGGCCCAACGCGACGGACTACCCCACCAAGGTCCCGCACCTCACGCTCGGATACGCGGCCGAGGAATGCGACTCCGACCAGGTCCAGAGGAAGCTCCGCAACGGAGTACGCCCGGGACACGCCCCGATGAGGGTGGACGCCGTTCACCTCGTGGACGTCACCGCGGACGCAGGGGCCAAGACGATCACATGGGACCACGTCGCGACGATCCCGCTCGGTGCGGGCAGCTGA
- a CDS encoding helix-turn-helix domain-containing protein, producing MPAAKLDYQWHLRKVMAERDMFNTSDLSPLLAERGITLSSSQVYRLVTDRPERLSMKVLMALLDILDCRMDDLIEPIAAAGAASRPKKAAAAGGSAPEPGLGTLRPKRARITGIE from the coding sequence ATGCCCGCAGCGAAACTCGACTACCAGTGGCACCTGCGCAAAGTCATGGCCGAGCGCGACATGTTCAACACCAGCGACCTGAGCCCACTGCTCGCCGAGCGCGGCATCACACTCTCGTCCAGCCAGGTCTACCGGCTGGTGACCGATCGCCCGGAGCGGCTGAGCATGAAGGTGCTCATGGCGCTGCTCGACATCCTCGACTGCCGGATGGACGACCTGATCGAGCCGATCGCCGCTGCGGGGGCGGCAAGCCGGCCGAAGAAGGCCGCCGCGGCCGGTGGCAGCGCACCGGAGCCGGGGCTCGGGACCCTGCGGCCCAAACGGGCCCGCATCACCGGGATTGAATGA
- a CDS encoding tyrosine-type recombinase/integrase gives MYRTVDLAGSAHLELVSGVVHLRPEDAMFDAMLRGWRNQMLARNLKAKTISNREKLIRRFLKFVNDYPWAWTPAHMDEWSAQLTSEDHLSPSSVRNYHGTLRLFTEFLIDRRYGWATACEDAFGTYPVAICHEWNTLPHLQDYEGDPEARPFTREELQLFFDYADEQVERAVRTGRKGALAAYRDATLFKVIYGWGLRRTETSRLDLVDFGRNAKAPQFGRFGTLNVRYGKAKKGQPPRRRNVLSVMDWAVGSVVDYVENVRPRFGFPDQPALWITERGGRLQPGSINDRFETYRDALGLHKELVPHSLRHSYVTHLTEDGVDRGFIQQQVGHENSSSMATYTHVSDDFMNSALQRALAPAFA, from the coding sequence GTGTACCGAACCGTGGACTTGGCGGGGTCGGCTCACCTTGAGCTGGTCTCCGGGGTCGTTCACCTGCGTCCCGAGGACGCGATGTTCGACGCCATGCTGCGCGGCTGGCGGAACCAAATGCTCGCCCGCAATCTCAAGGCGAAAACGATCAGCAACCGCGAGAAGCTGATCCGCAGGTTCCTCAAGTTCGTGAACGACTATCCCTGGGCGTGGACCCCGGCCCACATGGATGAATGGTCCGCCCAACTCACGAGCGAAGATCACCTGTCGCCTTCGTCGGTGCGCAACTACCACGGCACGTTGCGGCTGTTCACCGAGTTCCTCATCGATCGGCGTTACGGGTGGGCGACGGCGTGCGAGGACGCGTTCGGCACCTACCCCGTGGCGATCTGCCATGAATGGAACACGCTTCCGCATCTGCAGGACTACGAGGGCGATCCGGAGGCCCGCCCGTTCACGCGTGAGGAGCTGCAGCTCTTCTTCGACTACGCCGACGAGCAGGTCGAGCGCGCGGTCCGGACCGGCCGCAAGGGCGCGCTGGCCGCGTACCGGGACGCCACCTTATTCAAGGTGATCTATGGGTGGGGGCTGCGGCGTACGGAGACCTCACGGCTGGACCTGGTGGACTTCGGGCGCAATGCAAAGGCGCCGCAGTTCGGCAGGTTCGGCACGCTCAATGTCCGCTACGGCAAGGCGAAGAAGGGGCAGCCGCCGCGCCGGAGGAACGTGCTGTCTGTGATGGACTGGGCTGTCGGGTCGGTCGTGGACTACGTCGAGAATGTCCGACCGCGCTTCGGGTTCCCGGATCAGCCGGCGTTGTGGATCACGGAGCGGGGTGGTCGGCTCCAGCCCGGTTCGATCAACGACCGGTTCGAGACGTACCGGGACGCGCTTGGGCTCCACAAGGAGTTGGTCCCCCACTCGCTGCGCCACTCGTACGTCACGCATCTCACCGAGGACGGGGTGGACCGCGGGTTCATCCAGCAGCAGGTTGGCCACGAAAATAGCAGTTCGATGGCCACCTACACCCACGTCAGCGACGACTTCATGAACTCGGCCCTGCAGCGGGCCCTGGCCCCGGCCTTCGCCTGA